Genomic window (Chryseobacterium bernardetii):
TTAGCTATTACAGCAATTGGATTTGGTGGTCTTTTTACATGGTTGAGCTACATTACCCCTTTAATGACTGTAATTTCCGGAGTTGAAAGCAGTAATATGGCCTATGTAATGGTTCTTGCAGGAGCCGGAATGGTGGTTGGTAACCTTGCAGGAGGTATTGTTTCAGATAAATTAGGACCGGAAAAAACCTGTGCACTTCTGATTTTCTTAATGATGATTTCTCTTGTTGGAGTATTTTTACTTTCCGAACACCAGAATATTGCTTTCATATTAACCTTTATGTGTGGTGCCTTATCAATGTCAATTGCTGCACCTATTAATATTATGATGATGAAAGCAGCTCCGAAAAGTGAAATGATGGCTGCTGCTTTTATGCAGGCAGGATTTAACATTGCCAATGCAATGGGAGCCTTCCTGGGGGGAATTCCTTTGGAATATGGGTTGTCATTTAACTACCCGTCGTTAGTGGGAGTGGGGATGACTTTTATAGGATTTGTAATCAGTATAAGATACATGTATCTGTATGGTTCACCGACAACAAATGATGATGAAGCCGTAGCAGAATGTGTTTCATGTGATAAATAGCAATAATATAATTACAGAAACCAGAATCTGAAATATATAAAAGGCTGTCTTAAAGTCAATGGTAGGCTTTGAGACAGCTTTTTAAATTAATACATTATTATTTTTCAGACTAGAATTTAAAGACACAGCTGCAAACGCTCATTTTGCCTTCTACAACTGTTGTCCATTGTCCGTTCCATGTACCTCCATAGGATGCACAGATAGAGGGACAAATCGCTTTAGCGTCTTCATCGCTCCAGATTGGGCCGGCTAAAACGTTTAAAGTATATTCCGTACTGCCGGTTGGTTCAGTATTCAACTCAACTTCTATAACGCTCATTTGTCCCTGTACAATAGTACTCCATTGTCCGGTAAATTTTCCTAGATGTGCCGCAGCAATACGTGGTCCTAATTTTTGTGCTTCGTCATTACTCCAAAGTGGTCCTGCAATAATGTTTGTTTTGAATGTTGACATGGTATTAATTTTTATTGGTTTAACATTACAAATTTAATCACCATTTTGGGATATAATTACAGTGGAATGTACCAAATTTATTATTAGGTGTTTTTACGTATTTATCTGATAATGATTGGTAGGTAATAAAAAAGACTGCCTTTTTGAGACAGTCTTTCATTATTTCATAAGGCAGACTAAGCTTCTACCTCATTCCCGTTTTTGCACCAGTAAAGGGCATTGTATAAATTTTCTTTTGGGAAAGATTTAAACTCTCCCGGCATCAGAACACTGAAGATATCCGTAAAGTTCTGTACGCCTTCTTTGTCTGTAACAATAGCTGTCCGATTCCATTTTGCTAGATTTTTTAATCCCAGCAAGAGATCTTCAAGCCATGCTCCCATGGTAAACTTATCCAGATCGGTATCCAAATACAGCAAGTAATTCAGCTCACCAAATTGGTCTACTTTCTCTTTTACGCGCGGAATTACCAGTTTTTCAAAATCTTCTTTAGTCACTTCTCCTGTCGCATTGAATGCCGCAACATTCTCCGGAGCTTCTGGAATAATTGTTATCATAGTAAATATTTTATGGTGATTGGAATTAATAAAGCAACAATAATTGAACCACAAATTCAGTTGAAATTGTTAAAATAGGTATAAATATTGTTATTTTTAGTGTAAAATATTAATATGGATCTCAAATCTAATGAACCTTTTTGGCTTATAAAAAACGGGCTGATTGCTACTTATCCTTCTTTAAAATCAGATGAAAAATGTGATGTTTTAATTATAGGAGGCGGAATTACAGGAAGTCTTATAGCCCATCAAATGATAAAGGACGGCTATGAAACAATACTCATTGATAAGCGTGAACTTTGTAATGGAAGTACCTCTGCCACCACTTCAATGCTGCAGTATGAAATAGATGTTCCTCTTTATGAATTAACAGAAATAATAGGGGAAAAAGGTGCTGTTGCCAGCTATAAAGCATGTTCAGATGCTATTGATACCATTGAAAATCTTGTCGGAAAAATACACTCTGAGGCAGGGTTTAAGCGTAAAAAATCATTGTATTTCGCATCAAAAAAGAAAGATGCGGAATGGTTAAAGAAAGAATATGAAGCCAGGAAAAATGCAGGATTTGAAGTTAAATGGCTCAATGCAGATCAGGTTTATGAAAGATTTGGATTTGAAAATACTTATGGAGGCATTTTATCCAGACAGGGAGCCAGTATTGATGCTTTTCAGTTTGCTCATGAACTGTTTAAGCATAATATAAGGAAGGGGTTGAAAATTTTTGATAAAACTGAAATGACAGAAGTGGAATATCACAAAGGCTTTAATAATGTTAAAGTAGATAGTGGTTTTCAGATCAGAGCAAAGAAAATAATCTACTGTATTGGCTACGAAAGTAAAACTTTACTGAAAGAAAATTTTGTTAATCTGAAAAGCACATATGCTGTAGTCTCCGAAGTAGATAAAGACAAATTTAAAAATATTACAAGAACCCTGGTATGGAATACAGACGATCCTTATCTCTATATGCGCACTACTGATGATGGCAGAGTATTGATAGGTGGCGGGGATGAGGATTTTTATGATGCTGAAAAACGGGATGCTATTCTCAGCAAAAAAGAAAGGGAAATTTTAAAAAACTTGAAGAAAATAAAGCCTGATTATCATTTTTATCCAGATTTTGTCTGGGCCGGGACTTTTGGAGAAACAAAAGATGGATTACCCTATATTGGAGAACATCCAAAATTTAAAAATTCTTATTTTGTATTAGGTTTTGGTGGGAATGGGATTACTTTTTCAGTAACCGGAATGGAAATGTCCTCTTTGTTTATGAAAGGTAAGAAGCATCTGTTGTCCCCATATTTTAGGTTTGGAAGATAGGAAAGATCTTTAACAAAAATAAGTACACTTAAGCCGGAAAATAAAAATTCCAAGCTTAAGTGTAGTTTATTTCATAAGGTTTTCGGTTTAAGAATATTTTTACCCACTCTTGCAGTCAAAGTTTTACAGACTATAGCCATTTTTCTTCGCCAGTTCCTGTATAGAGTTTTCGATTGCTTTTCCAAGATCATCAGAGTCATCAGTTCCTCTTTTTTTCATTTCATCATTAATGTAGATCTGACGTTTCTTAGAGAGCTCTTCAATCTCTTTCTGAATCTTTTCACGCTCTGCTGATTTTATAGACACTGCTTTTTTTATTTCCTCTTTGCTTTTTCCTTTCAGTTCGTCTGGAAGCTCACCTGGTTTCATATTGGTAATGAAACTTTCATCCTTTTCAGCTTTGTCTACCAGATCCCAATGCTCATTTTTATAAGCATTCTTTTTTGATTTGGAAACCGTTCTTTCTACCAGGCTAGAAACCGATTGTACTTCTGCATTTTTATCCTGGGTAATTTGTTTCATCTTATATTCAGAACCATGGTTTCCGTAATAAATATAAGTGTCATTCAGTTTAGTGTTACACTCGGAAATTCTTGTATCATAGGGTGTTTCAATATAGATCACCCTTTTATCACTGTCTATGTTGAAATATTTTCCACATCCTGTTGTGGCCCCATTTTGCCATAAGTCCTGAATTCCTTCTTCCCGGCTTCCGCAATAAATGGTATTGGTATAAATATTTTTATTTTTTGCTTTTGAGATAACTTCTCGATAGTCAACCTTTCCCTGGTTGAATGGTTCATTCCCCGCAATATAGATCAGTTTCATACTTTTTTCATTGCTGTCCCAGTTCAGGTTGGCAGAAGCATCACGGATAACAGCGCCACAATATTCACTTCCTCCATTAGTCCTTAAGGCGAATAATTTTTCAGAAACCAGATCAAGATCCTGAGTAAGCGGAGTAACCTGACGGATATAGTTTTCATCACGAATACCATCGTTTCCATATTCATAAAGAGCAATTTCAACTTGTGGAGTCTGGCCGTTATACTTTAATGAGGTTAATGTATTGACGATGTTCCAGAGCCTGGATTTTGCCTGTTCAATTAATCCATCCATACTGTTAGAAGTATCAAGTAAAAGAGCAACCTGGATCTTATTATCCTTGGATGTAGTGTTTACAGGGGAAACGGATGCATTTTGTACCGTTAACTCAGTGAGGTGGGAATCACTTTTCGAGCAGCGGACAGCCGGATTGATACCGGAGTTTAAAAAAGCTGCTCCAATGGCTAAAATTTTTAAAGTTGTCATATTATTATTTTTTATTGGATTAACTGCTGTACCATTGAATCTGCATTATCTTTCGGAATACTTTGAAAGTAAGCTTCCGCTTCCATTTATTGAATCAGGGCAGCCTTATCTTCGAGTTTGAGTCTTTTATTTTAAAGGATCTCGAATCTCGTTTTAATACTGTATTTCAGCTTAATATTTTCAATATTGTCAAAAGAAAAATCTACGGGAGCATCTGCCATTTCAAGCTGTACATTGCTCATTCTGCTTTTGTAGGCAACTGGCATTACCGTATCACTGGTATAATCTTCAATTTCTACGATTTCAAGAACATTGCCCACTTTTTTACCCATACTTTCCAGCAGATAATCTGCCTTTTCTTTTGCCGCTTTTAAAGCATTAATCTTTACTGCTTTTCTGAAATCTGCGATCTTGGTGCTCTTTACTTCTGAGATGCTCAGGCTGCTTACCCATTTCTGGTTCAGGTCTTCAAAAACCTTGCTGAGATTTGATTTTGCATTCGCTTTAAACACATAGTTCTTGGAAAACTTTCCGTTTTTAGCGTAAATGTTCTGGTATGAAGACTTAAACTTGATATCCTCGTTCTTTATTCCTGCATTCTTAAGGATATCGAACATCTTCTTTTCATTGTCTGCCAGATCATTTTTGTTATCTCCTTTTATTCCGATACTGAAGGTAACTTCATCCGGTTCCACTTCCATTTCAGCAACACCTGTTACTTCAATTGCATTTTTCTTTATTTCCTGGGCATTTACAAAACTTCCCAGTGTTAAAATTCCGGCTAATAAAAAATGTTTCAATTTCATAATTTCTTGTTTTTACTTTTAAATTCTGATGTAAAATTAGTTCGATCTCAAGCAAAAAAACGGGAGACTTGGTGAAATGGAACTTTCACTTGGTGAGTTGGAAAAAAACGGAACTTTATTTAATTAACGCTAAGAATATGCAAAGGCTAGAGGAAAAGTAATGCTGGATATTTTCTTTCGCAGAGCCATTTCATTCTCAGCAAAGCACATTGTTCGTTTTCACTTGCTGAGTGTTAACGTCCTTGCGAACGACTCTAAGTATAACTTATAAATATCTTCGAAACTATACGTTTAAATATTATCAGCTCAAAAAAAATTAATGATAGCCAACTTGGTGAAATTATATTTTGACTTGGTGAAGTATAGAGACTGATCGATAAAGTTTTACTTACTTTGCAGTAAAGATTCGGAATCCGTGAAATTAGTTTTTAAAATACTGTTTATTTTAATATTGATGGTGGGAAATAATTTCTCAGCACAGGATACTGCAAAAGTTTCCCAGGCTGTGAGATCTGTCGCAAAATTGAGAAAAGCAGTAGATAAAAATGATGACAAAGGAGTTGCCGACACTTATGTAACAATGGGCACTGATTACTACAACCAGGGAAATTATGCAAAGAGTGAAGAATATCTGGTTAAAGCCAAAGCTTTGTATCAAAAGCTTAACGACAAAAAAAGCCTTGAAACAGTTACCCGGAAATTAGCTCAGTCACAAGAAAAGCAAAACAAAATAGCTCCTGCACTCAGCAATTACAGTATGGCAGCACAGATGAGCTACAGTGAGAAAAGTAAAACCGTTAATTCCAATGATGTGGCCAGGCTTTCTTCTCCTACACCG
Coding sequences:
- a CDS encoding SIMPL domain-containing protein, yielding MKLKHFLLAGILTLGSFVNAQEIKKNAIEVTGVAEMEVEPDEVTFSIGIKGDNKNDLADNEKKMFDILKNAGIKNEDIKFKSSYQNIYAKNGKFSKNYVFKANAKSNLSKVFEDLNQKWVSSLSISEVKSTKIADFRKAVKINALKAAKEKADYLLESMGKKVGNVLEIVEIEDYTSDTVMPVAYKSRMSNVQLEMADAPVDFSFDNIENIKLKYSIKTRFEIL
- a CDS encoding mannan-binding lectin, giving the protein MSTFKTNIIAGPLWSNDEAQKLGPRIAAAHLGKFTGQWSTIVQGQMSVIEVELNTEPTGSTEYTLNVLAGPIWSDEDAKAICPSICASYGGTWNGQWTTVVEGKMSVCSCVFKF
- a CDS encoding NAD(P)/FAD-dependent oxidoreductase; the protein is MDLKSNEPFWLIKNGLIATYPSLKSDEKCDVLIIGGGITGSLIAHQMIKDGYETILIDKRELCNGSTSATTSMLQYEIDVPLYELTEIIGEKGAVASYKACSDAIDTIENLVGKIHSEAGFKRKKSLYFASKKKDAEWLKKEYEARKNAGFEVKWLNADQVYERFGFENTYGGILSRQGASIDAFQFAHELFKHNIRKGLKIFDKTEMTEVEYHKGFNNVKVDSGFQIRAKKIIYCIGYESKTLLKENFVNLKSTYAVVSEVDKDKFKNITRTLVWNTDDPYLYMRTTDDGRVLIGGGDEDFYDAEKRDAILSKKEREILKNLKKIKPDYHFYPDFVWAGTFGETKDGLPYIGEHPKFKNSYFVLGFGGNGITFSVTGMEMSSLFMKGKKHLLSPYFRFGR
- a CDS encoding SpoIIAA family protein, which codes for MITIIPEAPENVAAFNATGEVTKEDFEKLVIPRVKEKVDQFGELNYLLYLDTDLDKFTMGAWLEDLLLGLKNLAKWNRTAIVTDKEGVQNFTDIFSVLMPGEFKSFPKENLYNALYWCKNGNEVEA
- a CDS encoding VWA domain-containing protein; its protein translation is MTTLKILAIGAAFLNSGINPAVRCSKSDSHLTELTVQNASVSPVNTTSKDNKIQVALLLDTSNSMDGLIEQAKSRLWNIVNTLTSLKYNGQTPQVEIALYEYGNDGIRDENYIRQVTPLTQDLDLVSEKLFALRTNGGSEYCGAVIRDASANLNWDSNEKSMKLIYIAGNEPFNQGKVDYREVISKAKNKNIYTNTIYCGSREEGIQDLWQNGATTGCGKYFNIDSDKRVIYIETPYDTRISECNTKLNDTYIYYGNHGSEYKMKQITQDKNAEVQSVSSLVERTVSKSKKNAYKNEHWDLVDKAEKDESFITNMKPGELPDELKGKSKEEIKKAVSIKSAEREKIQKEIEELSKKRQIYINDEMKKRGTDDSDDLGKAIENSIQELAKKNGYSL